The DNA region GGACGGGCGCCCCGGCGCGGTGCCACAGTTCCAGGCGCACCCGCCCCAACTGGAGCCAGGACTCGGCCTGTACGGCGTCGTCGGCGGCAGCCCGGGCCGCCTGCCCCAGCAGATGCCGGCTCTCGTAGAGGTCCGGCAGGAAGCCCAGATGCCGGAACCGCTGTGCCAGCGCGCTCCCGATGAGCCCCTGGAGTCTGCCGCGCTGGGCGGACCGGGCGGGCAGGGCCTTGAGCGCCTCGCGCAGGACGTTCTCGGCCCGGTCGACGATGCCGGCGCCGTCCGGCCGGGAGGCGCGCCGGAGCAGTGACTCGCCCCAGACGGTGAGGAGTTCGCAGCGCCGGACGCTGTCCGGCGGAGCGAGCATGGCTGCCGTCTCGTACGCCTCGTCGGCCGCCGGGTGGTCGCCCGCGGCGTCGTGGAAGGCGGCCCGGGCGGCCAGGCAGGACAGACGGAGGGCCGGGTCGTCGGCCGCGGCGCGTTCGGCGCGTACGAGGGCGTCGTGGGCCTCGGCCCCGTCGGCCCCGGAGGCGTGCAGGGCTCGGGCGAGGTCCAGCAGGGCCGGGCCGCGTACCGCGTCGGGGGCGCCCTCGCTGTCCAACAGTGCGCATCCTTCGCGGAGTTCGGGAACAGCTTCCCCGGGCCGGCCCAGGTCGAGCAGCAGTCGTCCGCGGCGCAGCAGCCGCGCCCGGCGCAGGGGGGCGGGCCAGTGGCCGTCCGGGTCCAACGGGACGCCGAGGACGTCGAGTGCGGCGGTGAGGTGTGCGGTGTCCGCGGTGAGGCGCCACAACTCGTGCCGGGACGCGGCGAGTTCGAGTGCGGCCTCGCTCCGGCCGGGGCTGCCGGCCGGTGCGGCGCGGTGTGCGCGGGTGAACTCGGCGACGGCGGCGTTCAGGAGCTGCGCGCGGCGGTCGCCGGTGCGCGCGGCCGCGGTGCCGGCCTCCGCCCGCAGGACCCGGCCGAGGAGCACATGGGCGCGTACGGCGTCGGGGAGGCCGGTGCCGCCCTGGCGTACGGCTGCTTCGGCCTGTTCCTTCGCGCGGCGCAGGACGGTCGGGTCGGCCAGGGCCTGCCACTGGCCGAGGAGCCGCTCGGCCTCGGCGAGAGGGACGGGCGTCTCCAGGTCGGGGAGGTAGAAGCGCAGGACCCGGGCGGGGATGCGGGCGAACAGTTCTGCCTCGACATCGCCGCGGTCGTCCCGCTGTCCCTCGCCGTCGGTGACGCCGGTCGCGGTGACGGTCGTGTCGTGGTCGGCGAGTCGGGCGGAGGCGAACGCGGCGAAGTTGCGGGTGCCCTTGCCGAAGTGGCGTTCCACGTAGGCGGAGCAGTGTTTGAGGACCAGTCCGGCGGTGTCCTGGTCGAGTGAGCTGAGCAGCAGGTCCTGGACTCGGCCCGGGTAGACGAAGCAGGGCTGCCGTTCGGTGCCGGGCAGTTGCCTGAGCAGGCCGCCCAGGAGGACTTCGGCCAGTTCCATGGGCCCGGTGTCCGGGAGCATGGCCCGCTGGACGAGTTGCATGACGGGCAGGGTGAGCGGGGCCGCGGCGAGGTACACGGCGAGGCGGACCGCGCCGGGCGAGGCGCCGGCGCGGAAGGCGCGCAGGAGTTCGTCGTCGCCGCGTGGGGCGGGGGGCTGTGCGGGCACGTTCTGCGCCGGCGCGGGGGCGGGGGTGGTCCAGGCGGCCCAGGCCCGTTCGCTGGTGGGGCCGGTGCCGGACAGGAGGCGGGAGAAGGCCTCGAAGGCCTCGGGGGTCGGCTGGAGCACCGGCACGGGGCGGGCTCCGGCGGCCGGTTCCTCCCAGGGTTCCTCGTCGGGCAGGAAGGTGGTGCGTCCGCCGGTCTCCGCCTGCCTGACCAGCAGGCCCGGTTCGGCGGGCAGTGCGGTGCGGCCCCAGAGCCGGGGTGGCAGCGGCTGGACGACGGCGAGCGGCGAGGTGCGGGGCCAGCCGTGCAGGAGCCGCTGTGCGCTGCCGTTCTGCCACAGGGGGCCCACGCAGTCGCTGATCACGAGGGTGAGCCAGCGGCCCGTGGGGTCGTGGAACTCGTCGGCCGAGCGCAGCCGGGTGTGGTGACCGGGTCCGGCCGTGGTGCCGATGAGCGGGATGCCGCCCTCGCCCGCGTACAGATGGTGGACCCGGACGCTGCCGAAGGCCCCGGACTGCTGGCAGGCCTGGCGCAGTTCCTCGACCAGTTGCCCCCAGACGGCCATCGCGGGGCCGGTGTCCATCAGGAGCTGGATGTCGCAGCGCCGGCGGCGGCCCGGGCGGCGGACGGGCACCAGGACTCCGCTGGCGGCCGCATGGTCGGCGGTCGCCTCCTCGTCGATCGCCCCGTCCCGGGGCGGGGCGGCGGGTCCCCGGTAGCGGCCCAGGGCGCGCAGCGCCTGTTCGAGACCCAGCAGGCCCGGCAGCGCGGTGGCCGCCGGGGCGCGCACCGGGAAGACCTGCCGGGCGCCGTCGGCCCGCGGACCGGCACCGCCGCCGGCCGTGTGCAGGGGGACGGCGCCGAGCGAGGTGTCCGTGCCGGGTTCCCGGCCGGGCCCGGGGGTGTGGTCCGCCGGTGAGCGGATCGTCGGCCCCGTCCCGTCGGTCCCGTTCTCCGGCGCGGCGGGCGGGTCGGCCTGTCCGTGGTCCCGCTCGGCGCGGGGCGGCGCCGCGTCGAGCCACCGGGACAGCCAGACGGCGTCGGCCACCTCTTCGGCGGTGGGGTCGAGACCGCCCCGGCGCAGCCTGCCGATCAGTTCCTCCAGATGCATCCCGTGCATCCGGCTCACCGCGAGCGGTCGAGTGGGTGCATGAGCAGGTCCGCGATCCGCTCGCGGGTGAGGCGCTCCGCGTGGGGGGTGTGCTGGGTGAGGAAGAGGGCGTTGAGCAGTTGGTCCGCGGCGACGACCTCGCCGGGCTCCCGGTCGAGGAAGCGGTCGATGAGATCGCGGCCCGCCTCGACGCTCTCGCCGCCGAGGTGCGCCTCGACCATGGCGGTGAGCTGTTCCTCACCTGGCGGTTCGAGCTCCAGCTGGATGCAGCGCCGCAGGAGGGGCGCGGGGAAGTCCCTCTCCCCGTTGGACGTCAGGATGATGAGCGGGAAGGCGGTGCAGGCGACGCGTCCACCGTGCACGGGTACGCGGCGGCCGTCGTGGGTGAGCACCTCCACGACGGGTTCGCGGTCGGCCACGCGCTCCAGCTCGGGGATGGCGAACTCGCCCTCCTCCAGCGTGTTCAGAAGGTCGTTGGGCAGATCGAGGTCGCTCTTGTCGAGCTCGTCGATCAGCAGGACGCGGGGCACCTCGGCGGGCAGCAGCGCGGTGCCGAGGGGGCCGAGTCGTACGTACGATCCGATGCCGGACGGGGCGGCCGCCGGCGCGGCGGTGGCGCCCTGGGCCCGCTCCAGCTGGACGTCCTGGAGGCGGCCGATGGCGTCGTAGCGGTACAGGCCGTCCTGGAGCGTGGTGCGGCTGACGACGGGCCAGCGCAGAACCCGGCCGAGGCCCAGCTCGTGGGCCACCGCGTAGGCGAGGGTGGACTTGCCCGTGCCCGGGTTGCCGGTGACGAGGAGGGGGCGGCGCAGATAGAGGGCCGCGTTGACGGCGTCGACCTCGGCGGGCCGGGGCGCGTAGTTCTCGACGAGGCGCCGCCGTACGCCGAGCCGGCGGGCGCTGCTGGGGTCGTCCGGTCCGGACTCGGGTCGGTCGGGTGCCGCCGCGAAGTCCCGCCAAGGGGGCGGCGGGGGTAACTGCCGCACACCGTCGTGCGGCTGACCCACCCCTCGGTAGATCCGCCAGTCGTTCACCATGGGCTCCTCCCGGCTCTGGTGATCATGCAGCGGGTCCCGGCTGTTCGATGTACGACGTTACCGCCGGTGCGCCGGGCCTGCCGAGCTTCCTGTTCGTCCGGTATCGAATCCGGTCAGCGAACATCCGTGCGAGGCAAGGGAGTTGGGAGTCGATTCACGTGTCGGGGGCTGCCATGAGGGGCGGTTGCATGGGTTCCGTTCCGTGTGGCGGACGATCCGGCGGATCGAACAGTACAGCGATGTCGCCCACGAGACCCTCCGCCGTGTCGGGATCCGACACCCGGATCCTGAGCTCGCGCACCTGCCGGTGCAGGCCTTCGGCCCCGCCCGACAGACCCAGCAACTGCCCGGCCCGCAGATGGAACTCCCGGCACTCGTCGTGGTCGTGGCCGTCCCTGCGCCACAGCACCAGGGGATGCCCGGCGGCGAGCGCGGCCGCCATCGCGTCGAGGCCGGGACCGCTCCCGACGGGACCGCAGTGGACGGGCACGCACGCGTCGTCCATGCCCGAGAGCCGGCCGTACGCCGCCATCCTGCCCTCCGGGCGTCCCGTCTCCGGGTGCCCCTGTGCCGTCGCCTCGCCCCTCAGCGGCCCGGCGGACAGCGGCCGGCCCGTCACGCCCGCCCATCTGCGGCGCCATTCGGGGCTGGGCGGCCGGGTGCCCCGCCGGCGGTCGCGGATGACGACGACCCTGCGCAGCCCGAGCGGCATCGACTGCTCGTCGAAGAGGTCCGCGTCGTCCCAGGCGTCATCGGCGCCGAGCCGCCAGTCGTCGAGCGGTACGTCGAACAGCCGGCGCGGCAGGAAGGCCTCGACCGCGGCCAGGTGTTCGCCGCGGTCGCCCAGGCGCAGGGCCTCCGCGAGCGGTTCCCTCAGGTACTGGTGCAGTTCGTCGCGGCGCACGCCGTGGTCGTTGCTGTAGAGCGGGGTGACGTCCTGGCCGTCGTAGAGGAGCTTGACGCTCAGGGGATACCGCTCTCCGTAGACGGGCTCCCCGACGTCGACGAGGACGTCGGCCCGGGCCCGGGACGGTGTCCCGGCCGGCGTCGGCCCGGCCACCGTGACGACGGTCGCCGGCGTCCGGAGGGTCTCCTCGGGCAGACGGTCCAGGAGGGCGTCGATGTCCTCGCGGATGGCCTGCCGTGCGTAGAGGGTCGCCTGCTCGGTGATCCAGACGGTGAAGGCGCGCAGCCGGTCCCGGTCCAGGCCGGCGGGGTGGTCGAGAGCGGACTGCCTGGCCACCTTCGCCGCGTACAACAGGACGGCGTCGAGGGCGAGTTCGGGTCTGCCGCCGTGGTCGCCGGGGTCCCGCAGGCCGTGCAGCAGTCCGGCGCCCTCGCGCCAGGTGCGCGGGTCGTGCTCGATGGGCGAGCGGTAGTCCTCCTGCACCACACGGGACTTGACCTCGTGGACGAGGTGCATGACCTCCCCCGGTCCGCCGGGCGGCGGGAGATGGGCGAAGTGGCCGTAGAGGCGGACGCGCAGTCCGGGATCGAGCCCCTGGGCACCGGGACCGCGCAGCCGTGTCTGGGCCCTGGTCCAGTCCGCGCCCGCCGCCGGGTCGTTGAAGCGGTCGAGGTGGTGGAGGTCGTGCTCCCCCATGACGGTGTGCAGGATCTCGCCGCCCCGCACGTCGTACAGCTCGCGCAGCGCGGTGATGGGGACGGCCGCTCCCTCGTGCCGGCCGCGCCCCTTGTTCATGCCGATGACGGCGCCGTGCCGCAGATCGACGACGGGCCCGCCCGAGACTCCCTCGACCGGCGTCTGGCCGGTGAGGAGCAGCGCCTTGCCGTCCAGGGCCGACGCCTCTCCGATGCCGTGCCGCATACCGAGGTCGCCGGTCTGGCGTGACCAGCCGTGCAGGCTGACCTGAGCGGGGATGGTCGGCGCCCGGTCGCTGAGCCAGACGCACGGCGCGTCGTCCGCGCCCCGCACCCTGACGAGCGCGATGTCCGGGAACCGCCAGCTGCCGCGGGCCCCGTC from Streptomyces sp. NBC_00258 includes:
- a CDS encoding SAV_2336 N-terminal domain-related protein, with amino-acid sequence MHGMHLEELIGRLRRGGLDPTAEEVADAVWLSRWLDAAPPRAERDHGQADPPAAPENGTDGTGPTIRSPADHTPGPGREPGTDTSLGAVPLHTAGGGAGPRADGARQVFPVRAPAATALPGLLGLEQALRALGRYRGPAAPPRDGAIDEEATADHAAASGVLVPVRRPGRRRRCDIQLLMDTGPAMAVWGQLVEELRQACQQSGAFGSVRVHHLYAGEGGIPLIGTTAGPGHHTRLRSADEFHDPTGRWLTLVISDCVGPLWQNGSAQRLLHGWPRTSPLAVVQPLPPRLWGRTALPAEPGLLVRQAETGGRTTFLPDEEPWEEPAAGARPVPVLQPTPEAFEAFSRLLSGTGPTSERAWAAWTTPAPAPAQNVPAQPPAPRGDDELLRAFRAGASPGAVRLAVYLAAAPLTLPVMQLVQRAMLPDTGPMELAEVLLGGLLRQLPGTERQPCFVYPGRVQDLLLSSLDQDTAGLVLKHCSAYVERHFGKGTRNFAAFASARLADHDTTVTATGVTDGEGQRDDRGDVEAELFARIPARVLRFYLPDLETPVPLAEAERLLGQWQALADPTVLRRAKEQAEAAVRQGGTGLPDAVRAHVLLGRVLRAEAGTAAARTGDRRAQLLNAAVAEFTRAHRAAPAGSPGRSEAALELAASRHELWRLTADTAHLTAALDVLGVPLDPDGHWPAPLRRARLLRRGRLLLDLGRPGEAVPELREGCALLDSEGAPDAVRGPALLDLARALHASGADGAEAHDALVRAERAAADDPALRLSCLAARAAFHDAAGDHPAADEAYETAAMLAPPDSVRRCELLTVWGESLLRRASRPDGAGIVDRAENVLREALKALPARSAQRGRLQGLIGSALAQRFRHLGFLPDLYESRHLLGQAARAAADDAVQAESWLQLGRVRLELWHRAGAPVLADALQAYEAAEREARRAHGDDPGSVTAARALHGRAAALALMGRPAAAGETYRAARDQWQRLVGVLTEVDWDDVESTRRAAEELAARPASSAGRRPLPDDEWSRASPPWYPWSEGRLNHAAHDRS
- a CDS encoding AAA family ATPase; translation: MNDWRIYRGVGQPHDGVRQLPPPPPWRDFAAAPDRPESGPDDPSSARRLGVRRRLVENYAPRPAEVDAVNAALYLRRPLLVTGNPGTGKSTLAYAVAHELGLGRVLRWPVVSRTTLQDGLYRYDAIGRLQDVQLERAQGATAAPAAAPSGIGSYVRLGPLGTALLPAEVPRVLLIDELDKSDLDLPNDLLNTLEEGEFAIPELERVADREPVVEVLTHDGRRVPVHGGRVACTAFPLIILTSNGERDFPAPLLRRCIQLELEPPGEEQLTAMVEAHLGGESVEAGRDLIDRFLDREPGEVVAADQLLNALFLTQHTPHAERLTRERIADLLMHPLDRSR
- a CDS encoding VMAP-C domain-containing protein; this encodes MSALEEMVRPSLARIVAPGDGYAPDREEYWGSGFFIAPGWLLTCAHVVGKGGAAVWRSGNAVGVTWQGGKTTGEVVLAKPRPEEPDGARGSWRFPDIALVRVRGADDAPCVWLSDRAPTIPAQVSLHGWSRQTGDLGMRHGIGEASALDGKALLLTGQTPVEGVSGGPVVDLRHGAVIGMNKGRGRHEGAAVPITALRELYDVRGGEILHTVMGEHDLHHLDRFNDPAAGADWTRAQTRLRGPGAQGLDPGLRVRLYGHFAHLPPPGGPGEVMHLVHEVKSRVVQEDYRSPIEHDPRTWREGAGLLHGLRDPGDHGGRPELALDAVLLYAAKVARQSALDHPAGLDRDRLRAFTVWITEQATLYARQAIREDIDALLDRLPEETLRTPATVVTVAGPTPAGTPSRARADVLVDVGEPVYGERYPLSVKLLYDGQDVTPLYSNDHGVRRDELHQYLREPLAEALRLGDRGEHLAAVEAFLPRRLFDVPLDDWRLGADDAWDDADLFDEQSMPLGLRRVVVIRDRRRGTRPPSPEWRRRWAGVTGRPLSAGPLRGEATAQGHPETGRPEGRMAAYGRLSGMDDACVPVHCGPVGSGPGLDAMAAALAAGHPLVLWRRDGHDHDECREFHLRAGQLLGLSGGAEGLHRQVRELRIRVSDPDTAEGLVGDIAVLFDPPDRPPHGTEPMQPPLMAAPDT